A window of the Euzebya pacifica genome harbors these coding sequences:
- the leuS gene encoding leucine--tRNA ligase — MSSDTNGAPRSHAYDPATIEPRWQAYWAEHETFKAVEDPSREKFYALGMFPYPSGSGLHVGHPESYTAVDLVARYKRMKGFSVLNPMGFDSFGLPAERAAQRDGIHPAVITDERIEYFRTQLRRLGFAYDWSREVVSSHADYYRWTQYIFLKLYEKGLAYLDEVPVWWCEAQGTVLSNEEVVDNRYVETGDPVVRRNMKQWMLRITEYAQELLDDLDQPLPDGQELDWPEGVLEMQRQWIGRSEGAEVTFVIDGTDEDFVVYTTRPDTLFGATYCVLAPEHPLVARITTDAQRAEVEAYVEKAISRSELDRQMGDAKDKTGVDTGARATNPVNGEAVPIWVADYVLSSYGTGAIMAVPAHDERDHAFARKFDLPIVPTYTLPDGHDIQAEAYVASAGETVINSGEFDGMALEDCKAALIDWLEAEGKGERKVNFKLRDWLFSRQRYWGEPFPILHILDDEGNPTGEIVPVPVEDLPVELPHVDEYKPTATGEPPLARATDWLYTTAPDGRPAMRETNTMPQWAGSCWYYLRYTDADNTELPFSQENVRYWGDVDLYIGGVEHAVLHLLYARFWHKVLFDIGLVPTREPFTRLANQGMILANSYRRTTGKYVHPDDVEQRPGQTVTMTSAHTQEEVRTDWFVTGTDTPVEQKSGKMGKSLNNSVDPLEIIERFGADTLRLYEMFMGPLDQTKVWNTSGCEGIHRFLSRTWRLFVDTSDAETAGQLRPMPEETPREARKALHTAIKEATTGIEELKVNTPIAKMMELVNTCSGKPMAKADMEAFALILSPYAPHLAEELWSLMGHDESLANEPWPEWDESALVEDTITIAVQVQGKLRGTVEVPNGADKDTVLAAARAEVAAQLDGKVIRKEIVVPGRLVNFVVG; from the coding sequence ATGAGCAGCGACACCAACGGCGCCCCGCGCAGCCACGCCTACGACCCCGCCACCATCGAGCCCCGGTGGCAGGCGTACTGGGCCGAGCACGAGACCTTCAAGGCGGTCGAGGACCCCTCCCGCGAGAAGTTCTACGCCCTCGGCATGTTCCCGTACCCCTCGGGGTCTGGGCTGCACGTCGGCCACCCCGAGAGCTACACCGCCGTCGACCTCGTCGCCCGCTACAAGCGGATGAAGGGCTTCAGCGTCCTCAACCCCATGGGCTTCGACAGCTTCGGCCTGCCCGCCGAGCGTGCCGCCCAGCGCGACGGCATCCACCCGGCCGTCATCACCGACGAGCGCATCGAGTACTTCCGCACCCAGCTGCGTCGCCTCGGGTTCGCCTACGACTGGTCGCGGGAGGTCGTCTCCTCCCACGCCGACTACTACCGCTGGACGCAGTACATCTTCCTGAAGCTCTACGAGAAGGGGCTGGCCTACCTCGACGAGGTGCCGGTGTGGTGGTGCGAGGCACAGGGCACCGTGCTGTCCAACGAGGAGGTCGTGGACAACCGGTACGTCGAGACCGGTGACCCGGTCGTCCGGCGGAACATGAAGCAGTGGATGCTGCGGATCACCGAGTACGCCCAGGAGCTGCTGGACGACCTCGACCAGCCGCTGCCCGACGGGCAGGAGCTGGACTGGCCCGAAGGCGTCCTGGAGATGCAGCGCCAGTGGATCGGTCGGTCCGAGGGCGCGGAGGTCACCTTCGTCATCGATGGGACCGACGAGGACTTCGTCGTCTATACCACCCGTCCCGACACGCTGTTCGGGGCCACCTACTGCGTCCTGGCGCCCGAGCACCCGCTGGTGGCGAGGATCACCACCGACGCGCAGCGCGCCGAGGTCGAGGCGTACGTGGAGAAGGCCATCTCCCGTTCCGAGCTGGACCGGCAGATGGGCGACGCCAAGGACAAGACGGGTGTCGACACCGGCGCTCGGGCCACCAACCCGGTCAACGGCGAGGCCGTGCCGATCTGGGTCGCCGACTACGTCCTGTCCAGCTACGGCACTGGCGCCATCATGGCCGTGCCCGCTCACGACGAGCGCGACCACGCCTTCGCGCGCAAGTTCGACCTGCCGATCGTCCCGACCTACACGCTGCCCGACGGCCACGACATCCAGGCCGAGGCCTACGTCGCCAGCGCCGGTGAGACGGTGATCAACTCCGGCGAGTTCGACGGCATGGCGCTGGAGGACTGCAAGGCCGCCCTGATCGACTGGCTCGAGGCAGAGGGGAAGGGCGAGCGGAAGGTCAACTTCAAGCTGCGTGACTGGCTGTTCAGCCGTCAGCGCTACTGGGGCGAGCCGTTCCCGATCCTCCACATCCTCGACGACGAGGGGAACCCGACCGGCGAGATCGTCCCGGTCCCCGTGGAGGACCTGCCCGTCGAGCTGCCGCACGTCGACGAGTACAAGCCGACCGCCACCGGCGAGCCGCCGCTGGCCCGTGCGACCGACTGGCTGTACACCACCGCTCCCGACGGCCGTCCGGCGATGCGCGAGACCAACACGATGCCGCAGTGGGCGGGGTCGTGCTGGTACTACCTGCGCTACACCGATGCCGACAACACCGAGCTGCCGTTCAGCCAGGAGAACGTTCGCTACTGGGGCGACGTCGACCTCTACATCGGTGGGGTCGAGCATGCCGTCCTGCACCTGCTGTACGCCCGCTTCTGGCACAAGGTCCTGTTCGACATCGGCCTGGTGCCGACCCGTGAGCCGTTCACCCGGTTGGCCAACCAGGGGATGATCCTGGCCAACAGCTATCGGCGGACGACCGGCAAGTACGTCCACCCCGACGACGTCGAGCAGCGGCCCGGCCAGACGGTCACCATGACGAGCGCCCACACCCAGGAGGAGGTCCGGACCGACTGGTTCGTCACCGGCACCGACACCCCCGTGGAGCAGAAGTCGGGGAAGATGGGCAAGAGCCTGAACAACTCCGTGGACCCGCTGGAGATCATCGAGCGGTTCGGTGCCGACACCCTGCGGCTGTACGAGATGTTCATGGGGCCGCTGGACCAGACGAAGGTCTGGAACACCTCCGGCTGCGAGGGCATCCACCGCTTCCTGTCGCGCACCTGGCGGCTGTTCGTCGACACCTCCGACGCCGAGACCGCCGGTCAGCTGCGTCCGATGCCCGAGGAGACCCCCCGCGAGGCCCGCAAGGCCCTGCACACCGCCATCAAGGAGGCGACGACGGGCATCGAGGAGCTGAAGGTCAACACCCCCATCGCCAAGATGATGGAGCTGGTCAACACCTGCAGCGGCAAGCCGATGGCGAAGGCCGACATGGAGGCGTTCGCGCTGATCCTCTCGCCCTACGCCCCGCACCTGGCCGAAGAGCTGTGGTCACTGATGGGCCACGACGAGTCGCTCGCCAACGAGCCGTGGCCCGAGTGGGACGAGTCGGCCCTGGTGGAGGACACCATCACCATCGCCGTGCAGGTCCAGGGCAAGCTGCGCGGCACCGTCGAGGTTCCCAACGGCGCCGACAAGGACACGGTCCTGGCCGCCGCCAGGGCCGAGGTGGCCGCACAGCTGGACGGCAAGGTGATCCGCAAGGAGATCGTCGTCCCGGGCCGCCTCGTCAACTTCGTGGTGGGCTAG
- a CDS encoding S9 family peptidase, producing MSDPDRIVAPYGTWPSPLSAADLAAASVGYNDLVVDGADVLWLQSDPTDGGRVAVVRAGADGPEVLSPVGFNARTRVGEYGGGALGAGHGVVLACSWDDQRVHRIVDGAATPVTPEPSTAAGIRWAQMTVLPGGEGFVAIRETHGPDRPRGNVNVHGTEEAVNEIVHVDLASGECTVLVTGPDFVGGPFVDADGTRMAWLQWDHPDMPWDSAALWVADLRLGESPSLGEARHVAGGDGSAVADALWDGDRLLFSDDPDGWWNVFAWANGSTQRLQDEAVDSGAPRWVHGIGQLAVVDGAVHVQTLSDGYAHARRLDGAGGGVALEIDGVGLVGSLATVGSDLAMIAGGPALPTGVLRVDPTTGRATRLSATREDAAAEIGAVPEHMTFPTADDAVAHGLYYPPTSVTHVGPDDERPPLVVLTHGGPTSAARTTVNGTAQYWTSRGFAVVDVNYRGSVGYGRAYRDALRGSWGIHDVADTIAATRHLVAQGLADPDRLIIEGGSAGGYTTLLALCTTDTFAAGGSLFGVADLRALATDTHKFESRYLDSMVGPWPEDEQVYVDRSPITHVESLSTPMIVLQGDEDAVVPPAQAELIVAALRRRGIPHAYILFEGEQHGFRKAANITRSLEARLAFYGHVLGFDPADDIDLPEFQSGPNG from the coding sequence GTGTCCGACCCCGACCGCATCGTCGCCCCGTACGGCACCTGGCCGTCCCCGCTGTCCGCTGCCGACCTGGCAGCGGCGTCCGTCGGCTACAACGACCTCGTCGTGGACGGTGCCGACGTCCTGTGGCTGCAGAGCGACCCGACCGACGGCGGGCGCGTCGCCGTCGTCCGTGCGGGGGCGGACGGTCCCGAGGTCCTCTCCCCCGTCGGGTTCAACGCCCGCACGAGGGTCGGCGAGTACGGCGGCGGGGCGCTCGGCGCCGGCCACGGCGTGGTGCTGGCCTGCAGCTGGGACGACCAGCGCGTCCACCGCATCGTCGACGGGGCCGCGACCCCGGTGACCCCCGAACCGTCGACCGCTGCGGGTATCCGCTGGGCCCAGATGACGGTCCTCCCGGGTGGCGAGGGGTTCGTGGCGATCCGCGAGACGCACGGTCCCGACCGGCCCCGGGGCAACGTCAACGTCCACGGGACGGAGGAGGCGGTCAACGAGATCGTGCACGTCGACCTCGCGTCGGGCGAGTGCACCGTCCTGGTCACCGGCCCGGACTTCGTCGGCGGGCCGTTCGTCGACGCCGACGGCACGCGGATGGCCTGGCTGCAGTGGGACCACCCGGACATGCCGTGGGACAGCGCGGCCCTGTGGGTCGCGGACCTGCGCCTCGGCGAGTCGCCCTCCCTCGGCGAGGCTCGACACGTCGCCGGTGGGGACGGCAGCGCCGTGGCTGATGCGCTGTGGGACGGCGATCGGCTGCTGTTCAGTGACGACCCGGACGGCTGGTGGAACGTCTTCGCCTGGGCCAACGGGAGCACGCAGCGCCTGCAGGACGAAGCGGTCGACAGCGGGGCACCTCGCTGGGTGCACGGCATCGGCCAGCTTGCCGTCGTCGACGGTGCGGTCCACGTCCAGACGCTGTCCGACGGCTACGCCCATGCCCGACGACTCGACGGCGCGGGCGGCGGGGTCGCCCTGGAGATCGACGGGGTCGGTCTCGTCGGCTCGTTGGCGACCGTGGGGTCGGACCTGGCGATGATCGCTGGCGGCCCCGCCTTGCCGACCGGTGTCCTGCGGGTCGATCCGACCACGGGACGGGCCACCCGCCTGAGCGCCACTCGCGAGGACGCGGCCGCCGAGATCGGCGCCGTGCCCGAGCACATGACCTTCCCGACCGCCGACGATGCCGTGGCCCACGGGCTGTACTACCCGCCGACCAGCGTCACCCATGTCGGTCCCGACGACGAACGACCGCCGCTGGTGGTGCTGACCCACGGCGGGCCGACCAGCGCCGCACGGACGACCGTCAACGGCACCGCGCAGTACTGGACCTCACGCGGCTTCGCGGTGGTCGACGTCAACTACCGCGGCTCGGTCGGCTACGGCCGGGCCTACCGGGATGCGCTGCGCGGCAGCTGGGGCATCCACGACGTTGCCGACACCATCGCCGCAACCCGCCACCTGGTCGCGCAGGGACTCGCCGACCCGGACCGCCTGATCATCGAGGGCGGCAGCGCGGGTGGCTACACGACGCTGCTGGCCCTGTGCACCACCGACACGTTCGCCGCCGGCGGCAGCCTCTTCGGCGTGGCCGACCTGCGTGCCCTCGCCACCGACACCCACAAGTTCGAGTCGCGCTACCTCGACTCCATGGTCGGTCCCTGGCCCGAGGACGAGCAGGTGTACGTCGACCGCTCCCCCATCACCCACGTCGAGTCCCTGTCCACCCCGATGATCGTGCTGCAGGGCGACGAGGACGCAGTCGTCCCCCCGGCGCAGGCCGAGCTGATCGTCGCCGCGCTGCGGCGACGGGGCATCCCCCACGCCTACATCCTGTTCGAGGGCGAGCAGCACGGCTTCCGCAAGGCCGCCAACATCACCCGTTCCCTCGAGGCGCGGTTGGCCTTCTACGGGCACGTCCTGGGGTTCGACCCGGCCGACGACATCGACCTGCCGGAGTTCCAGTCGGGGCCGAATGGCTGA
- a CDS encoding GuaB1 family IMP dehydrogenase-related protein encodes MRFLDGHVPPNDLTYDDVFLVPGSSDVESRFDVDLAPGDGTPSTIPIVAANMTAVSGRRMAETLARRGAMAVIPQDIPVDIVADVVAGVKSAHALYETPITLVETDTVGEAQNLLHKRSHGAAVVLADDQPVGVVTEADLHTVDRFTQVGEVMSTELLTLPAGRTPRAYFDTLHAAHRRLAPVVDDDGRVVGLVTREGALRSHLYRPALDADGRLAIAAAVGINGDVATKAKQLLEAGIDTLVVDTAHGHQARMLQALQAVRGLDPQVPVVAGNVVTAEGTRDLIAAGADVVKVGVGPGAMCTTRMMTAVGRPQLSAVLDCAAAAREAGGHVWADGGIRHPRDVALALAAGASQVMIGSWFAGTHESPGDLIVDAEDRAYKLSFGMASARAVSRRTRDDDAFERARKAMFEEGISSGRMYLDPDRPGVEDLLDHITAGVRSAATYAGARSLADFADRAVIGLQSLAGFTEGKPLQAGW; translated from the coding sequence GTGCGATTCCTCGACGGCCACGTGCCGCCCAACGACCTGACCTACGACGACGTCTTCCTCGTCCCGGGCTCCTCCGACGTGGAGTCCCGCTTCGACGTCGACCTCGCCCCCGGCGACGGCACCCCGTCGACCATCCCGATCGTGGCCGCCAACATGACGGCGGTGTCCGGCCGACGCATGGCCGAGACGCTGGCTCGGCGAGGGGCGATGGCCGTCATCCCCCAGGACATCCCCGTGGATATCGTCGCCGACGTGGTTGCCGGCGTGAAGTCCGCCCACGCCCTGTACGAGACCCCGATCACCCTGGTCGAGACCGACACCGTTGGCGAGGCCCAGAACCTGCTGCACAAGCGGTCGCACGGTGCCGCCGTGGTCCTGGCCGACGACCAGCCCGTCGGGGTGGTCACCGAGGCGGACCTGCACACCGTCGACCGGTTCACCCAGGTGGGCGAGGTGATGTCGACGGAGCTGCTGACCCTGCCGGCCGGCCGGACGCCCAGGGCCTACTTCGACACGCTGCACGCCGCCCATCGTCGGCTGGCGCCCGTCGTCGACGACGACGGCCGGGTCGTGGGACTGGTCACTCGCGAGGGCGCGCTCCGCTCGCACCTGTACCGGCCGGCCCTGGACGCCGACGGCCGGTTGGCGATCGCCGCGGCGGTCGGGATCAACGGCGACGTCGCGACGAAGGCCAAGCAGCTGCTGGAGGCCGGGATCGACACCCTGGTCGTCGACACCGCCCACGGGCACCAGGCCCGGATGCTGCAGGCGCTGCAGGCCGTGCGGGGGCTGGACCCGCAGGTGCCCGTCGTGGCCGGCAACGTCGTCACCGCCGAGGGCACCCGGGACCTCATCGCCGCCGGTGCCGACGTGGTCAAGGTCGGCGTCGGACCCGGTGCGATGTGCACGACCCGGATGATGACTGCGGTGGGCCGACCCCAGCTCTCTGCGGTCCTCGACTGCGCGGCTGCGGCGCGTGAGGCTGGTGGCCACGTGTGGGCCGACGGCGGGATCCGCCATCCCCGTGACGTGGCGCTGGCCCTGGCCGCCGGCGCGTCGCAGGTGATGATCGGGTCGTGGTTCGCCGGGACCCACGAGTCGCCGGGCGACCTGATCGTGGATGCCGAGGACCGTGCGTACAAGCTGTCGTTCGGCATGGCCTCGGCACGGGCGGTGTCGCGTCGCACACGCGACGACGACGCGTTCGAACGGGCCCGCAAGGCCATGTTCGAGGAGGGGATCTCCTCGGGTCGGATGTACCTGGACCCCGACCGCCCCGGGGTCGAGGACCTGCTCGACCACATCACCGCAGGAGTCCGCAGCGCGGCCACCTACGCCGGTGCCCGGTCGCTGGCGGACTTCGCCGACCGTGCCGTCATCGGGTTGCAGTCCCTGGCGGGCTTCACCGAGGGCAAGCCCCTCCAGGCGGGGTGGTGA
- a CDS encoding nuclear transport factor 2 family protein gives MSETLEVGAVVRRFLQARRRGPFELRELTRLLHNDATYVEVIDGERLTVSGGNGIAELLQAVWARRGDDETMSIVRSGVTSDTTAVGHWRRVTADGTVVHGRDRYTVADGLIVEIEVEEFASAAVPTYVRI, from the coding sequence ATGAGCGAGACACTCGAAGTCGGTGCGGTCGTCCGCAGGTTCCTGCAGGCGCGCCGTCGCGGGCCGTTCGAGCTGCGGGAGCTGACCCGCCTGCTCCACAACGACGCCACCTACGTCGAGGTGATCGACGGCGAACGCCTGACCGTCAGCGGGGGCAACGGCATCGCCGAGCTGCTGCAGGCCGTCTGGGCCCGTCGTGGGGACGACGAGACGATGTCGATCGTCCGCTCCGGCGTCACGAGCGACACCACCGCCGTCGGGCACTGGCGACGTGTCACCGCGGACGGCACCGTCGTCCACGGTCGCGACCGTTACACCGTTGCCGATGGGTTGATCGTGGAGATCGAGGTGGAGGAGTTCGCTTCAGCGGCCGTCCCCACCTACGTCCGCATCTGA
- a CDS encoding DUF6882 domain-containing protein, translating into MADLPLILDLAAEHVPATLLRQQRLARLVGDEVGELDLEAGLARFGSEMQFAAQLVGATDEVADTFTWAWAAQEGSFDRGLVSGVTALRDYGVANGVDELSEAVWSVLDVDPFLLAAIARGWTQASAMYRFPYFEGAMYALLGDVPLPPVQAQEFVQALTTGVAMAPMDHRVATVALCRDAGLSTTGLDEIVVATIGTTAVTVAFTRDGRIDGVDITGVR; encoded by the coding sequence ATGGCCGACCTGCCCCTGATCCTCGACCTGGCCGCCGAACACGTGCCGGCCACCCTGCTGCGGCAGCAGCGGCTGGCTCGCCTCGTGGGTGACGAGGTCGGCGAGCTCGACCTCGAGGCCGGCCTGGCGCGCTTCGGGTCCGAGATGCAGTTCGCCGCCCAGCTCGTCGGCGCGACCGACGAGGTGGCCGACACGTTCACGTGGGCCTGGGCCGCCCAGGAGGGGTCGTTCGATCGCGGCCTCGTGAGCGGTGTCACCGCGCTGCGCGACTACGGCGTGGCCAACGGCGTGGACGAGCTGTCGGAGGCGGTCTGGTCGGTGCTGGACGTCGATCCGTTCCTGCTGGCTGCCATCGCCCGCGGCTGGACCCAGGCGTCGGCGATGTACCGCTTCCCCTACTTCGAGGGCGCCATGTACGCCCTGCTGGGCGACGTGCCGCTGCCGCCGGTCCAGGCACAGGAGTTCGTCCAGGCGCTGACCACAGGGGTGGCCATGGCGCCGATGGACCACCGGGTCGCCACGGTCGCGTTGTGCCGTGATGCCGGCCTGTCGACCACCGGCCTCGACGAGATCGTCGTCGCCACCATCGGGACGACCGCGGTGACCGTGGCCTTCACCCGCGACGGCCGCATCGACGGCGTCGACATCACCGGCGTCCGCTGA
- a CDS encoding ABC transporter ATP-binding protein, whose protein sequence is MDTAIELQAVGMTRQRQVVLHDVDWRVEDGERWVLLGPNGAGKSSILKVAATYDHASTGTIRVLGETLGRTLVQDLRLRLGYTASSLERLMDQRMSVREAVASGFDAKLVRFGSTHDEERWAAVDASLARVGLAAIADRRLALLSEGERRRVQIARATLTGPELLLLDEPTAGLDIAGREQLLGLLEDIAADPAVRAVALVTHHVEEIPRGFTHVALVADGTIVEAGPIEEVLTSAALSRAFDHPLEVRHQDGRFAARGLQT, encoded by the coding sequence ATGGACACCGCGATCGAGCTCCAGGCCGTCGGCATGACCCGCCAGCGGCAGGTCGTGCTGCACGACGTCGACTGGCGCGTCGAGGACGGTGAGCGGTGGGTGCTGCTCGGCCCGAACGGGGCCGGCAAGTCCAGCATCCTCAAGGTCGCCGCGACCTACGACCACGCCTCGACCGGCACCATCAGGGTGCTGGGTGAGACCCTGGGTCGGACGCTGGTGCAGGACCTGCGCCTGCGGCTCGGCTACACCGCGTCGTCGCTCGAACGCCTCATGGACCAGCGCATGTCCGTGCGTGAGGCCGTCGCCAGCGGATTCGACGCCAAGCTGGTGCGGTTCGGATCGACCCACGACGAGGAGCGGTGGGCGGCTGTCGATGCGTCACTGGCCCGCGTCGGACTGGCCGCGATCGCCGATCGCCGGCTCGCCCTGCTGAGCGAGGGCGAACGCCGCCGGGTGCAGATCGCCAGGGCGACCCTGACCGGGCCCGAGCTGCTGCTCCTCGACGAGCCGACCGCTGGGCTGGACATCGCCGGCCGGGAACAGCTGCTGGGCCTGCTCGAGGACATCGCCGCTGACCCGGCGGTTCGTGCGGTCGCGCTCGTCACCCATCACGTGGAGGAGATCCCTCGTGGGTTCACCCACGTCGCCCTCGTCGCGGACGGGACGATCGTCGAGGCCGGGCCGATCGAGGAGGTCCTCACCTCCGCGGCGCTGTCCCGTGCGTTTGACCATCCACTCGAGGTGCGGCACCAGGACGGTCGCTTCGCCGCACGCGGCCTGCAGACCTGA
- a CDS encoding ATP-binding cassette domain-containing protein — protein MTEPAESDQPAIQVEGLTRSFGETVALDGVDLVVRPGGVVGLLGPNGAGKTTLVRILATLLRPTSGTVRVFGHDVVAEPHEVRNRISLTGQYAAVDGLLTGRENLVMFADLLGLSGRSARVRADELLTRFDLVEAADRRASTYSGGMRRRLDLASSLIVPPSLLFLDEPTTGLDPRTRNQMWDVITELVSAGTTLLLTTQYLEEADQLADRILVIDHGRIIADGTGDELKAAAGGVTVEILLADPHRVDAACAALTRAGLAARGVHAAHADLEVPTELGHGLETVQRVAGALEAAGVAVNDLGLRRASLDEVFLQLTERPAAAPTPEPATADAPALNDEATR, from the coding sequence GTGACCGAACCCGCCGAATCCGATCAGCCGGCGATCCAGGTCGAGGGGCTCACCCGTTCCTTCGGGGAGACCGTCGCGCTGGATGGCGTCGACCTCGTGGTCCGTCCAGGTGGTGTCGTGGGGCTGCTGGGCCCCAACGGCGCCGGCAAGACGACCCTCGTCCGCATCCTCGCGACGTTGCTGCGCCCGACCTCCGGCACGGTCCGGGTGTTCGGCCACGACGTGGTCGCCGAACCCCACGAGGTGCGCAACCGGATCTCCCTCACCGGTCAGTACGCCGCCGTCGACGGCCTGCTGACCGGACGCGAGAACCTGGTGATGTTCGCCGACCTGTTGGGCCTCTCGGGCCGGTCGGCCCGGGTGCGGGCCGACGAGCTGCTGACGAGGTTCGACCTGGTCGAGGCCGCCGACCGTCGCGCGTCGACCTACTCCGGGGGCATGCGTCGCCGGCTGGACCTGGCGTCCAGCCTCATCGTGCCGCCGAGCCTGCTGTTCCTGGACGAGCCGACGACTGGGCTGGACCCACGGACGCGCAACCAGATGTGGGACGTCATCACCGAGCTGGTGTCGGCGGGTACCACGCTGCTGTTGACCACCCAGTACCTGGAGGAGGCCGACCAGCTGGCCGACCGCATCCTGGTGATCGACCACGGGCGGATCATCGCCGACGGCACGGGCGACGAGCTGAAGGCCGCCGCCGGCGGGGTCACCGTCGAGATCCTCCTCGCCGACCCCCACCGGGTCGATGCGGCGTGTGCGGCGCTGACCCGTGCCGGTCTGGCCGCCCGCGGGGTCCACGCGGCCCACGCCGACCTCGAGGTTCCCACGGAGCTCGGCCACGGGCTCGAGACCGTCCAGCGCGTCGCCGGGGCGCTGGAGGCCGCGGGTGTGGCCGTCAACGACCTCGGGCTGCGCCGGGCATCCCTCGACGAGGTGTTCCTGCAGCTGACGGAACGACCTGCCGCCGCACCGACCCCCGAACCCGCCACGGCCGACGCTCCTGCCCTGAACGACGAGGCGACCCGATGA
- a CDS encoding ABC transporter permease yields MTSTLLDATSLERRRPRNGLVKALQDGWTIGKRNLKHFTRLPRLLVFSTIQPVMFVLLFGYVFDGAVRGSLPEGFDTYLAFVLPGIFVQSTIFRMTQTAVGLAEDLERGVVDRFRSLPMSRSGVLIGRTIADLVRSLAVIVLMAVFGMLVGFRFTSPIGALGALLVVAVFGYALSWVFGWVALMVPGGESAQAAAFVTAFPLSFISSVFVPPDSVTVEWLAFIARNSPVSATADAARGMAVSGPVLQPLLLALGWSIALLCVFVPLSVARFRRLE; encoded by the coding sequence ATGACCTCCACGCTGCTCGACGCGACCTCGCTGGAACGCCGTCGTCCGCGCAACGGCCTCGTCAAGGCGCTGCAGGACGGCTGGACGATCGGCAAGCGCAACCTCAAGCACTTCACCCGCCTGCCCCGCCTGCTGGTGTTCTCCACCATCCAGCCCGTCATGTTCGTGCTGCTCTTCGGCTACGTCTTCGACGGGGCCGTCCGCGGGTCCCTCCCGGAGGGGTTCGACACCTACCTCGCGTTCGTGCTGCCCGGCATCTTCGTGCAGTCCACGATCTTCCGGATGACCCAGACCGCGGTCGGCCTGGCCGAGGACCTCGAGCGTGGGGTCGTCGACCGGTTCAGGTCGTTGCCCATGTCGCGTTCCGGAGTGCTGATCGGGCGGACCATCGCCGACCTGGTGCGCTCGCTGGCGGTGATCGTGCTCATGGCGGTCTTCGGCATGCTGGTGGGCTTCCGGTTCACGAGCCCCATCGGGGCGTTGGGGGCGCTGCTGGTGGTCGCGGTGTTCGGCTACGCCCTGTCGTGGGTGTTCGGCTGGGTGGCGCTGATGGTGCCCGGCGGTGAGTCGGCCCAGGCCGCAGCGTTCGTCACCGCGTTCCCGTTGTCGTTCATCTCCAGCGTCTTCGTGCCTCCGGACTCCGTCACCGTGGAGTGGTTGGCGTTCATCGCGCGCAACTCACCGGTCAGCGCGACGGCCGATGCGGCTCGGGGCATGGCGGTCAGCGGCCCGGTCCTGCAGCCGCTGCTGCTGGCCCTCGGCTGGAGCATCGCGTTGCTGTGCGTCTTCGTCCCGCTCAGCGTCGCGCGGTTCCGACGCCTGGAGTAG
- a CDS encoding sensor histidine kinase, with amino-acid sequence MSARDDEIARLRRVVERERQAREEAEQVAERAIARSARILEAAQQEHATLRAVAASATHDIKNPLSTISGFAKLLSARQIEEPLLTEVLERMVASTDYTIELIDGLVEVLAAGTVAGHSAATDLDPIVEQVARELEARHPHARLVGNAVGPIAMTAVDAHRLLDNLAENAARHADVPSVEVQVDVIDRTPREVTLRVSDNGVGIDEADRDRVFTIFQRGLDKERGTGMGVGLALCRRLVEAVGGALWLDESPSPTGGAAFLLRLPVPTETD; translated from the coding sequence GTGAGCGCTCGGGACGACGAAATCGCGCGGCTCCGGCGGGTCGTCGAGCGGGAGCGACAGGCCCGTGAGGAGGCCGAGCAGGTTGCCGAACGGGCGATCGCACGGTCGGCTCGCATCCTCGAGGCCGCCCAGCAGGAGCACGCGACACTCCGTGCCGTAGCGGCGTCGGCGACCCACGACATCAAGAACCCGTTGTCGACCATCAGCGGGTTCGCCAAGCTGCTGTCGGCGAGGCAGATCGAGGAGCCGCTGCTGACAGAGGTGCTGGAGCGCATGGTCGCCTCCACCGACTACACCATCGAGCTCATCGACGGCCTGGTGGAGGTCCTCGCCGCAGGGACGGTCGCCGGGCACTCCGCAGCCACCGACCTCGACCCGATCGTCGAGCAGGTCGCCCGCGAGTTGGAGGCACGGCACCCCCACGCTCGGCTGGTCGGGAACGCCGTCGGACCGATCGCCATGACGGCCGTCGATGCCCATCGACTGCTGGACAACCTGGCCGAGAACGCAGCCCGCCATGCCGACGTTCCGTCGGTCGAGGTCCAGGTGGACGTCATCGACCGCACACCCCGGGAGGTGACGCTGCGGGTCAGCGACAACGGGGTCGGCATCGACGAGGCCGACCGCGATCGGGTCTTCACCATCTTCCAGCGCGGCCTCGACAAGGAGCGCGGCACCGGCATGGGTGTGGGCCTGGCGTTGTGCCGGCGGCTGGTCGAGGCGGTGGGCGGCGCCCTGTGGCTGGACGAATCGCCTTCACCCACCGGCGGGGCGGCGTTCCTGCTGCGGCTTCCGGTTCCAACCGAGACGGATTGA